One part of the Lachnospiraceae bacterium JLR.KK002 genome encodes these proteins:
- a CDS encoding leucine-rich repeat protein, producing MKRTVKIISLLLTFVLVLDLFFPASFSPDGLTDVQAALEPPTGETSGECGTDIRWKLEVDENGTLYPDGDTSASPTCYTLILEGTGEMNESLFDRTTSPWYGYREVITSVSISEGITGICRYGLANLCSLTSIELPDSITSIGTLAFDEDISLQTVTCGAGLETIGQNAFYGLKSLTAVSLPEGLTTIGEGAFAGCQNLASVTLPDSLTAINTDAFSMTKLNSITIPQNVSSIGAGAFSATYLNNIQVDAGNTHFQVQDKILYEKREDGTLWRALAYATLNPVSSVTLAEGTELIDAYTFFTANKITSLTLPDTLTEIGQMAFAHCYNLESLLFPDSLKSINKGGFLGCEKIQEVVIPDSVETLGEEVFSSCLALTTVHIGKGVRELDAPFKSSKKVETVTVSSENPHLEALDNVIYSKDHTVFYYYAPMKPDTEYHLPDQVTTPKPYAVNYADSLEKLYLPGTLETLTECCFSFNKNLKSIYFAGNAPSDRLSAVSITKNSENLILYKTADSTKWDWNPGFWKGFTFAIWDPENDTLEGGSYGSVTWTYSASDGSLVFTGTGPVPDFTEAAPPLWDTYMDSIQTIEADNITAIGNYSFIGAGSLLRLEAGTSLNRIGDYAFADCTAMKFPDISAADTIGTGAFRNNSSIAGSLTLEKVSSLGTGAFQGCSSIPFVTLGACLTRLEEDVFADCSGLTTILIPEQVSAIRNRALKGCTSLRSVNIPAGVTAIGTQAFAGNTALEKAYFYGEVPADWAADSFTGCHSALRLCYRNVQTGWNSLNGSWNSIPLLGQDRFYTERQDHYSFLNTASSFGYPADYRFPKQRFVETLSSISLGTYYYITDSGWGGSCYGMAGSTLEFYENPEEFPVSDFGSSTGTLYGVRAPGDKNTPLTKLIETCQISQFHPVIAGYRGSIGKNMNNYRELVQKIEEFERAGGLRVDSEAEPIVMLLYSMYGGHAVIPVSVEQTDTGDFQVQVYDPNNTSGFSTLTIGKDLRSISYCGYKSASYVPYSALDASLDGVTAYSEEDKSLYLSIDKEHGMVTDTAGRDISEIEGAYEQKPLSDGEDDTFSGIRSFVLPEGNYRLAADVPEGQTETASPDSVTFYTGTSDFFAEISSTDENAALEITETGTPGENLVMELKSDSQTGETAAFTLVNALGMERTLELDSSNAIITLEENNGLSIQAQGQDSIVLDGQEITLQNGELNSSFIAASDENPLKTSELNTEITCDKNNRLNGTLDAEVISNTSGNRAVTITAEFFEDENDTQAAADISWQKTLNPGRNVVSLTLEELETAFRSTSGIVALSCRFTVTDEMDNSFVLTESGITVSLTGQQNPPDSGSDKPGTSDPGTSKPGTSNPGTSGGSSGSEHRKPIITDTDTDDPEDGQIPAPIRRNRTVTDIKVNVKNLTLGAGETFSLKASVLPENASDKTLRYTASNKNVTVSAGGKISARKTGSSKITITASNGTQTTVKISVKKKPNKLKLNATTKTIKTGWKFQIKAKFPKGTASHKLTYSSSKKSVATVSSTGKITARKKGTAIITVKTFNGKKAKMKVIVK from the coding sequence ATGAAAAGAACAGTAAAAATCATCAGCCTTCTGCTGACGTTTGTACTTGTGCTGGATTTATTCTTTCCCGCATCTTTCAGCCCTGACGGGCTCACAGACGTACAGGCAGCGCTGGAACCGCCAACAGGAGAGACTTCCGGTGAATGCGGAACCGACATCAGATGGAAACTGGAAGTAGACGAAAATGGAACTTTATACCCGGATGGGGACACATCCGCTTCCCCAACCTGCTACACACTGATTCTGGAAGGAACCGGAGAGATGAACGAGAGCCTGTTCGACCGTACCACAAGCCCCTGGTACGGCTACCGGGAAGTGATTACCTCCGTTTCCATCAGCGAGGGTATCACCGGTATCTGCCGCTATGGACTGGCAAACCTCTGCAGCCTGACATCCATTGAACTGCCGGACAGCATTACCTCCATTGGTACTCTGGCTTTCGATGAGGATATTTCCCTGCAGACTGTCACCTGCGGCGCAGGACTGGAAACCATTGGGCAAAATGCTTTTTACGGTCTGAAATCCCTTACAGCTGTCTCCCTGCCGGAAGGGCTGACTACGATCGGAGAGGGCGCTTTTGCCGGTTGCCAGAACCTGGCATCCGTTACCCTGCCGGACAGCCTGACTGCCATAAACACAGACGCTTTCAGCATGACAAAGCTGAACAGTATTACCATCCCTCAGAATGTATCCTCCATTGGAGCCGGGGCTTTTTCCGCCACATACCTGAACAATATTCAGGTGGATGCCGGCAATACTCATTTCCAGGTACAGGATAAGATCCTTTATGAAAAAAGAGAAGACGGTACCCTCTGGCGGGCGCTTGCCTATGCCACATTAAATCCGGTTTCTTCCGTCACCCTTGCAGAGGGAACCGAACTGATTGACGCCTATACATTTTTTACAGCAAATAAAATTACTTCCCTGACACTGCCGGATACCCTTACGGAAATCGGACAGATGGCATTTGCCCATTGTTATAATCTGGAAAGCCTGCTGTTCCCGGATAGCCTTAAAAGCATCAACAAAGGTGGTTTTCTGGGCTGTGAAAAAATTCAGGAAGTGGTCATTCCCGACAGCGTGGAAACATTGGGTGAAGAAGTATTCTCCAGCTGCCTTGCCCTGACCACTGTTCACATTGGCAAAGGAGTCCGGGAACTGGACGCCCCTTTCAAATCCAGTAAGAAGGTAGAAACCGTCACGGTATCTTCCGAAAATCCCCATCTGGAAGCGCTGGATAACGTAATTTACAGCAAAGACCATACTGTTTTCTATTACTATGCCCCTATGAAACCAGATACAGAGTACCATCTCCCGGACCAGGTAACCACACCGAAACCATATGCTGTAAACTATGCGGATTCACTGGAAAAGCTGTATTTGCCCGGAACACTGGAAACCCTGACAGAATGCTGCTTTTCTTTTAATAAGAATCTGAAATCCATATATTTTGCAGGAAATGCTCCCTCAGACCGGTTAAGTGCGGTCAGTATAACCAAAAATTCTGAAAACCTGATTCTCTATAAAACAGCGGATTCCACTAAATGGGACTGGAATCCCGGATTCTGGAAAGGATTTACCTTCGCCATATGGGACCCGGAGAACGATACTCTGGAAGGAGGCAGCTACGGCAGCGTAACCTGGACTTACAGCGCCAGTGACGGAAGCCTTGTTTTTACCGGTACAGGCCCTGTTCCGGACTTTACGGAAGCAGCCCCGCCTCTGTGGGATACTTATATGGATTCCATCCAGACCATTGAGGCAGATAACATTACTGCCATTGGAAATTACAGCTTTATCGGAGCCGGCAGCCTGCTTCGTCTGGAAGCGGGCACCAGCCTGAACCGAATTGGAGACTATGCCTTTGCAGACTGTACCGCCATGAAATTCCCGGATATATCTGCCGCCGACACCATCGGCACAGGGGCTTTCCGGAATAATTCTTCTATTGCAGGAAGTCTGACACTGGAAAAAGTTTCTTCCCTGGGGACAGGGGCCTTCCAGGGATGCAGCTCCATTCCCTTTGTGACTCTGGGCGCCTGCCTGACCCGGCTGGAAGAAGATGTATTTGCAGACTGCAGCGGCCTGACCACCATTCTGATTCCGGAACAGGTATCCGCAATCCGAAACCGGGCCCTGAAAGGCTGTACCAGCCTGCGTTCTGTCAATATCCCGGCCGGCGTCACCGCCATCGGAACTCAGGCCTTTGCCGGAAATACCGCACTGGAAAAAGCCTATTTCTACGGGGAAGTTCCTGCTGACTGGGCTGCAGACAGTTTTACCGGCTGCCACAGCGCTCTCAGGCTCTGCTATCGAAACGTTCAGACCGGCTGGAACAGTCTGAACGGAAGCTGGAACAGCATTCCCCTGCTGGGTCAGGACAGATTCTACACGGAAAGGCAGGATCACTACTCTTTCCTCAATACCGCCTCCTCCTTCGGATATCCGGCCGATTACCGGTTTCCGAAACAGCGGTTTGTGGAGACACTGAGCAGTATTTCTCTGGGCACCTACTACTATATCACAGACAGCGGATGGGGCGGTTCCTGCTACGGTATGGCCGGAAGCACACTGGAATTTTACGAAAATCCGGAAGAATTCCCGGTGTCCGACTTCGGTTCTTCCACCGGTACCCTCTATGGGGTCAGAGCTCCCGGAGATAAAAACACCCCTCTGACAAAATTAATTGAGACCTGCCAGATTTCTCAGTTCCATCCTGTGATTGCGGGATACAGAGGCAGCATTGGGAAAAACATGAACAATTACCGGGAACTGGTGCAGAAAATTGAAGAATTTGAGCGGGCTGGCGGACTTCGGGTTGATTCGGAAGCGGAACCCATCGTCATGCTGCTCTATTCCATGTACGGCGGCCACGCGGTAATTCCTGTTTCCGTGGAGCAGACCGATACCGGAGATTTTCAGGTACAGGTATACGACCCCAATAACACCTCCGGGTTCAGCACCCTGACCATCGGCAAAGACCTCAGGAGTATTTCCTACTGCGGCTACAAATCTGCCTCCTACGTGCCCTACAGCGCCCTTGACGCCTCTCTGGACGGTGTGACAGCCTACAGCGAAGAAGACAAATCCCTGTATCTGTCCATCGACAAAGAGCATGGAATGGTAACGGATACCGCAGGCAGAGATATCAGTGAAATCGAAGGAGCCTATGAGCAGAAGCCTCTGTCTGACGGGGAAGACGACACTTTCTCCGGCATTCGCAGCTTTGTTCTGCCGGAGGGGAATTACCGGCTTGCCGCAGACGTACCGGAAGGACAGACAGAAACTGCCAGTCCCGATTCCGTTACCTTCTATACAGGTACGTCAGACTTTTTTGCAGAAATCAGTTCTACCGATGAAAATGCAGCCCTTGAGATAACCGAAACCGGAACACCCGGCGAGAATCTTGTCATGGAGCTCAAATCAGATTCCCAGACCGGGGAAACTGCTGCTTTCACACTGGTTAATGCTCTGGGTATGGAGCGGACGTTGGAACTGGACAGCAGCAACGCCATCATCACCCTGGAAGAAAATAACGGACTTTCCATACAGGCGCAGGGACAGGATTCCATCGTTCTGGACGGTCAGGAAATCACCCTGCAGAACGGCGAATTAAACAGTTCTTTCATTGCCGCCTCCGATGAAAATCCGCTGAAAACCTCAGAGCTGAACACAGAGATTACCTGTGATAAGAACAACAGACTGAACGGAACGCTGGACGCAGAAGTAATTTCCAATACTTCCGGCAACAGAGCAGTGACAATTACAGCAGAATTTTTTGAGGATGAAAACGATACCCAGGCAGCCGCAGACATCTCCTGGCAGAAAACCCTGAATCCGGGACGCAATGTGGTCTCCCTGACACTGGAAGAACTGGAAACTGCTTTCCGGAGCACCTCCGGAATCGTCGCCTTATCCTGCAGATTTACCGTCACGGACGAGATGGACAATTCCTTTGTCCTGACAGAAAGCGGAATCACTGTTTCCCTGACCGGGCAGCAGAACCCTCCGGATTCGGGAAGTGACAAACCAGGAACTTCAGACCCCGGAACTTCAAAACCAGGAACCTCCAATCCCGGAACCTCCGGCGGTTCCTCCGGTTCTGAACACCGGAAGCCCATTATAACCGATACGGATACGGACGACCCGGAAGACGGACAGATTCCGGCTCCCATCCGGCGAAATCGGACAGTAACCGATATCAAAGTGAATGTGAAGAACCTGACTCTGGGCGCAGGGGAGACCTTCAGCCTGAAAGCCTCTGTCCTTCCGGAAAATGCTTCTGACAAAACCCTCCGCTATACTGCCTCCAATAAAAATGTCACCGTCAGCGCAGGAGGCAAAATCAGCGCCAGAAAGACAGGTTCCTCCAAAATCACCATAACCGCTTCCAACGGAACGCAGACCACGGTAAAGATTTCCGTTAAGAAGAAGCCGAATAAACTGAAACTGAATGCAACCACAAAAACCATCAAAACCGGATGGAAATTCCAGATAAAGGCAAAATTCCCCAAAGGTACTGCCAGCCACAAACTCACCTACTCTTCCAGTAAGAAATCGGTGGCGACGGTTTCCTCCACCGGTAAAATAACCGCCCGGAAGAAAGGCACTGCCATTATCACGGTAAAGACTTTCAACGGGAAAAAAGCCAAAATGAAAGTAATTGTAAAATAG